Part of the Bifidobacteriaceae bacterium genome, CTGGGCCCCAGCTGGCAAAACCCCGTCCACTTCGGCCATCATCGTGTGCTCATAAGGGGTGTTCGGCTTTATTATCAACCGGTCGATTCGCGGGGACGGGCACGTAATTACCATCCAAGAAGAGGTGGCTTGAGCGCGAGTCTCATAGGGGCCGATGACGGTGACCCTTGCCGCGACCCGCTTGTTGCACCAGGCCCCTGGGATAACTAGAGCCTCGCCCATCGCCACCTGTTCACCATTGATGAGCCAGGCGACTTCGAGCGGCGACGAAGCAGGCACTACACCAGTAGACTTTGCTGTGACCACGCCTCCGGCGACCGCTTGGCCTTCTATGGTGACGGAGCCAATTGACGCAGCCTCGGCTACTAACACCGCCTCGGATGTCATGGAAGCAGCCGGGTAGCCGCCGCCGGAGACCGTGACAGTCACCGACAGCGCGCGGCCAACCCAGCCTGACTCCATTCGGCATCTTGTCACGTCGCCGCAAATCGGCGTGACGCCGTCTAGGAGCCAACTGTAATGATATTGAAGGCCAGAGGGCACAGGATAAGCATTGGTCTGAGTTACCACCTCGACGCGTGTTCCGACGAGCGGATTCCCCCGAAGGTTTACGTAAGATGGCGCAAGGGCCTCGGTCCGGACCGGTTCCGAGACGAGTTCAGCGGACGCGCCAGCGGGGTTGGTTATCTTGACCCGAACCGTGATCTCTTTGTCCGCTGTGTCAGGCCCGATTTGCCGTTGGCCTGAAGATGTGACGGCGCCGACTGCTTCTCCGTCCGCATACCACTGGTAGACCACGGTCGAACCGGTAGGTGCGGCTGGGCTGTACTCGGCCAGAAGGTAACGCCCTGGCGTGAGGCTTCCGCTGATCAAAACGCGTTCAAGGCGTGGAACCGCCCAGGTCACTGTCACCGGCTCGGACCTTGCGGTTGCACGGGATCCATATGGGCCTGACACGGTGATCTCCGCGTAAAGGGTCAGGCCCGCGTCGGCGGCACTGAGTCTGAACGACAGGTCGTAGCTTCTATTCGTGCCGTCAGACCGTCGCCAGACAACGCTGCTCACAGTAGTGGAAGAAGGGCGCACGCCTACCGGTTGGGCGACCAACGCCGAATAGACCTCAGGCGTTCCGACAATCTCGACTCCGTCAATCGCCGCCGGCTCTTGAATCACGACTGGCAAAGACAGCTTTGAGTCAGGTGCCCAGCCCTCGCGCGATCCTGTGCCGCGAACTGTGATGGCATGGCCAACATCGGCTTGAACGGGCCGGTAGCTCTGTGTGGTACCGGAGGTGATCGGCTCACCGTCCCGATACCACTGATACGACACGGCCGTCACCGTGAATCCGCCTCCGATGCTTATCCACGCCGTGAGCGCGCTACCGACCAGGGGTGCCCCCGTCACAGTCACTTCCGATACCCGCAGTGTGCCAACATGGAGAGGCTCGGAACACGCGAAAGCGCGCTGATATCCAAGTTTGCTCGCTCGGACCTCGAGGCTTACCGTGTGGCCCGCGTCCGCCTCGGTCAGAGTGTAGGGGCCGGGCTCCTGCGACAGCGACCTTTCCCCAGCCATGTGCCGATCGCGCCACCACACCCACGCAACCCCTGCGTCTTTTGGCCACGCTGTCACCGGTGCCGCAAGGGACACTATCCCTCCGGGTTCCAGCGAGGTATACGTGAGCACCGGGCGTTCCACCGCCGCAGCACCGGAGGGGACCAACACGCTCGCAGACGGCCAGCAGGAGACATCGCCTGCCGCTTTGCAGGTCGACTCCCATCCCGTGCTTACGGGGCGTGCGACAAGGCCTACCTCTTTGCCCGCGTCTGCACTAGTCAGAAGATAGTTCGGCCCTGTCGCAGTACGTTCGACTGCGCCCCCGTATGGTTCTCCTATGGTCCACACGTAGTCCAACGAAGCCGCTGCCGGAATCCGATCGCCCGATACGGCCCGGAGCGTGTTTCCTGGTCTTGGCACTCCAACTATTGCCACCGAGCGCAGGAAAGCTCGTTTCGTTCCCGCATTGTTTCCAATGGCCTCGCCCGAATGAGCCGCCGCCGACAAGAATCCCGCCGCACCGGCGCCCACCCGCACACTGTAGGTTGCCCCGACCTTGAGCGGCGTGAATCGGGCCGAAGTGGCGCCGGCAACCGGATCGCCGTCCTGGAACCATTGGTAGGTCAACACCGCATTTGCAGGGGATACGCCCATTACCGTCGGTGTGATGCTCGTGCCGACCACCGCAGTTTCAGGCAAGCCGACCTGCCCGATCGCAGCCTGCGGGAGCGCATCGGACGAGTACGCCTGCAAAGCGGAACCGATCCGCGAGACACCGGAGGCATCAGCGCCCTGGGGACGGTCGTATTCGACCGTGACTGCGAACCGCTCGCCTCGGCTCAATTGGACAGTGGTCGGCAAATTGAGCCTGTGGCTGCCGGAAAACCGCTGGCTTTCCGTGATTTCGGTCTCGCCGTTCGGGCCAATCGGCTGGGGCTGGCCACCCTGGCCGTCCTGGGAGACGCCACGCAGCAATCGAACCGTGTAGGCCGAGTTAAGCTCTTGAGTGCCAACCTGTAGCGCCCGGATGACCTGCGCATAGCCATCGGTTGGCACTGTGAAGACCTGGGTGTGACGCAGGCCAGACCCGTCGGAAGAGGGATTATCATGGTAATACACGTGTTCAATGCCGTCCCCTCCAGGCCCAATGTCCGTGCCCCCGAAGTCCCAATACGTGAAACTCCCCAAGCTCGTGTCGTAATAAGACACCCAATGAAACATGCCCCATGAGTTCTTCACCAAGAAAGCCCCGTCGCCCGGAGCGTCCACAACGAAATACTCCTTGGGCAATGAGTCATCCCACCCGATAATGGCCACAGCATGGTTCTGGATGGGAAAAAACCCTTCATAGGAAACTGCCAGACCGCCCCACCGTCCTTCATCCAGAGCTGTTGACGATATAACCACACTGACCACACCGTGATTATGGACCATTCGCTTCACAGACTCAAGCGCATCTGTGTTCAGGTCTCCCCCCACCACGGCTAGCCTTTCTCCGTAGCTTAGTCTGTTCCTGAAATGGAATTCCGAAGTGGCGGCCTGATCGGGACTGATTCTCCAAGCCTTGTCTGCGGGCTCAGACCCGCTAGGAGGCGAATACGCTTGGTAAGGAAATGCTGATTCTCTGCGCGCGCCGTAGAATCGCGAATATTGCAGACCTCCCATTTCGTTAATTGTTGCCAGTTCGGGAGACCTGAAAGAGTACTCGTCACCGACCTGTGCCAGAAACGCCGCCGAGATTTGGGTCGGAACGGAAACCGCGCCGTTCTTCGCGATACTCCATTCGATTGAAGTCGCCATGGCGAACTCACCACATGTGCCCCAACGTCCTTGGTCACGTAGCGGTGTCACGCCCGCCGGGTTCGTTTCGCGGACATCGTAGGCCGCGGGCAGGCCCGGCGTCGACACGTCCACCGCTTCCGCGACCGGGCTGTAGGCGGCGAAGGTGACCGCGTCGCCGCTGACCTCGCCGCCGAACTCCTCGATCTTCTTGACCGCCTCGGCCCGCAACTCCGGGTCGTTGTCTGAGATGGCCCACGGGTCGCCCGACAGGTCCGGAAGGCTCACGGCGGGATTGTTCGAACCCGCCGCCGTGGTTTCCCCCGCCGCAGGTTGTCCGGACGCGTTCGCCGCTGCCGTCGCATCTGTCGGCGCGGCCGCGCCCTCGTGGTTGGGCGCCCCCGCAGAGGCTTGCTGCGCGGCCGGCTCCTCCAAGGTCGGAGGGGATTCCCAGACGGACGCTTCGAGGGCTGCGGTTGTGCCCTCCGCGCCCGCGTCCGGGGACAATATGGCGTCTGGCGCGACCACGGCCAACGCCACCAACGCTGAAGTTGACCATACTAAAAGGGTGCGGACGGCTGCATTCATGGCGGGCTCCTGCCTCCAGGGGTACGCGCGACGGGGCGCCACGCGATCAGACCACGAGGCACCCCGCACGCATCAGCGCTACCAGGAAGAGGTCCTTGCCTGCAATCTAGCACGGGCTGAGCGCCACGCCCGACCGCCACCGCGAAGGCGCAGGTGGGCCGCCAGTGATTTCTCTCAAGTCCCGGCAAGATTCACAATTCAGCGAGTTCCGTGGCACGATGCTTTCACGCAAGGCACCTGGACACCGTGCCCGGAGTTCAGTCCCAATCAACCGCCACAGTCTGCGCAGTGCCGGCGAAGGCTTCATCCAACTGCCGCATCAACTCTGGTCGGCTCATCACCGCCAGCCCGGCGTCCATCACCAAGAGGGCCGGTTCGAGGAGTATGGAGCCGTCGGGCCGCGCGGTCGCCCGATAGGTCCGAGGAAGTTGTCTTCAGCGCGGCTGCGGCGGCCAACGTGGGGACCAACAGCGATTCCGACCCGGTGGCGTGGGCGCTGATCAAGCGGTGCGGCACCCACCGCTGGTCGTGACTGCCCCCACCCCGTGCCCCCAGCGAGACTCGAACTCGCACTCGACCGGTTTTAAGCCGGTTGCCTCTGCCAATTGGGCTATGGGGGCCCAGGCGTGCCAGGCACGGGGCGCCGCGACCAGCCTATAAGCAGAAGTCCCGGTTCTCGGCACGAGCCGCCGCCAGTGCTATGCCGTCCAGAATGTCATGCTCCGAGGTCACCACCCGTTCCAGACGCCCGCCGGCGGCCTCCACCTCCAGGCGCACCCGCCGCAGCACCCTGGACCAGACCAGCGCCCCGGCGCCTATCACGTCGACCCGGCCCGGATGCATGAAGCCCAAGCGCGAGCGCACTGCCCGCGCCGCCTGCCAAAGCTCCTCGCACGAGCGCAGCGTCTGGTCCACCGTCAACACAGCCCCGTCGATCCGCTCCGAGTCATACCGCTCCAAGCCCAAGGCGTGGGCCGTGATCGTGGTGATCGATCCGGCCAGGCCGATCAGAGTGGCCGCCTCCCCCAACGGCACGTGGCGTCCAGCCGCGTCCAAGACCTGGTCGACCGCGCTCGCGGCGGCCTGGATCTCAAAACTGGTCGGCGGGTCAGACCGCAAGTAGCGTTCGGTGACGCGCACACAGCCCACGTCCATGGAGTACGCGAAGGCCGGTTCCGCGCCGCCGAGCACCAACTCCGTGGAGCCGCCGCCCAAGTCGACGCACAGGTACGGCTGCTCCAGGCCCGGAGGCAAAGCGGTCCGCGCCCCGGAGAACGACAAGTAAGCCTCCTCCAACCCGTCGATCACCTCCGCCTCCACACCCAGCTCCGCCCGCACTCCGTCCAAGAAGACGTTGCGGTTGGCCGCGTCCCTGGTCGCCGAGGTGGCCACGAAGCGCAGTTTGGCCACCCGCTCCCGGCGGCACAACTGGCCGAACCGGGCCACCGCCGCCAGGGTCCGCTCCAGCGAATCCGGCGCGAACCAGCCGGTCCGGTCCACATCCTTGCCCAGCCGCACAATCTCCATCAGCCGCGCCACGTCTTTCAACCGGCCCGCCTCCGGGTCCACATCCGCGATCAGCAGCCGAATGGAGTTGGTCCCGCAGTCGATCCCGGCCGCCCGCACCGTCTCAGCCACCGCCGCCGCCCGTCCGCCGTCCGGCCCCGTCTTTTCCTGCCGCCAAGTCCGGCGCCGCCACAGCCGACGATGCCGTCCGGCAAGCGCACCTGTCGGGGCGCCATTGGTCCGCCACGGCGACCAGCGCCTGGTCGCCGATCGGGTTCACACCCGGACCGGCGGCCAGGGCATGCGCGGCGAGGGCGTGCAAACACTTGACCCGGTCCGGCATGCCGCCGGCCGAGACGCCGTCGATCTCCTCGACCTGGCCAACCCGACCGCGCGCGGCCAGGTAAGCCCGGTGGGCTTGCGCGTACGCCGCGGCCAAGTCCGGGTCCTGGGCCAGCCGCTCGTTCATCGCGGCCATCAGGCCTTCCGACTCGAGCCTCCCCAGCGCGCGGTTGGCCTGCGGATGAGTCAAGTAATACAGCGTGGGAAAAGGCGTGCCGTCCGGCAGCCTGGGGGCCGTCTCCACGACCAACGGCTCGCCGCAGACGCAGCTCGCCGCGACCGCGCGGGCACCCCGCACCGGGCGCCCCAATTGCCGCGCGACGGCCCGCAAATCATCCTCAGTCACGGGTCTGCGCGCGCGGTCAGCTTGCGGCACGGCCTGGGCCGTCAGGGCTGTCGTCACTTCACGTTCCCCGCTATGACGGCGGACTCCCACAACTGCGCGTACCAAGGGTCGGGCTGCTCAGGCGGATCCGGTTGAACCAAATGGGTCGGCGGGGCCGGCGCGAGAGACGCCGTGGGCGGGACCGGCGCGTTCTCCGGATCCGAGACGCGGAAAGTGCGGTCGCCCGGCATGGCGAAGCTCAGGCGCTGGCGGGCTTGGGCCTTGACGTACGCCGGGTCGTCCCAGCGTTTCAACTGGGCGGCCAGCTCCTCATTCACCTTGGAGGCCGCTTCCACCTGGGCTTTGAGCTCGGCGGTCTGCAACTGCTGGGCCATGTAAAGACGCAGGGTGGGGAAAATGAGGGAGAACGCCAGCAGCCCGATCATCACCAAGAGCACAATCTGGAAGCCGATCCGCAGACGCCGACCCGCCTGGACCGCCTCAAGGCGCTTCGACGCCTCAATGCCGTCCGCCTTGGCGCGCAACCGGCGCGCGCCCGCCGGGCGGCGCGCGCCCGGGCCCAAGTTGTTCGGCATCCATCCATGATGCCTCACCGGCCCGCGGTCCGCCCGCTGGCTGGCCGCGCGCGGCGGCCCTTGGGCGCCCGCCCATTCCGACTCAGTTCGCGCGGCCGGCCGCCAGGTCATCACGCGGCCCGACCGACACGGGCGCCGCTCGCCGTTTCCCCGCCCCGCTTCCCCACAAGAGCGGCCGGTTTCCGCCCGACGGGACAAACCGCCGGACCCGGCGGCGCCTCGTGACTGTGGGCTGGGGGCCGGGCGACGGCATCGGGCAAGGTTGTCCGTTCCGGCCCAAAACGAGGGCGCTCCCCCGTGTTGGGCCAAAACGGACAGGCGGCGGGTTACGCCGTGGTGAACCTTGGGAAGGCGGTTCTGCCGGCGTAGAGGGCCGCGTCGCCCAACTGCTCCTCGATGCGCAGCAACTGGTTGTACTTGTTGACGCGCTCGCCGCGCGCCGGGGCGCCGGTCTTGATCTGGCCGGCGTTGGTGGCGACGGACAGATCCGCGATCGTGGTGTCCTCCGTCTCGCCCGAACGGTGCGACGTCATGGCGTAGAAGCCCGCCCGCTGGGCCATCTGCACCGCCTGCAACGTCTCCGTCAACGTGCCGATCTGGTTAAGCTTCACCAGCAAGGCGTTGGCGGCTTTGAGCTCAATGCCCTTGGCCAGCCTGGTCGGGTTGGTGACGAACAAATCGTCCCCCACCAACTGGACCTTGTCCCCGATCTCCGCCGTCAGGCGGGTCCAAGCGTCCCATTCGTCCTCCGACAGCGGATCCTCGACGGAGACCAGCGGGTAATCCTTGATCAGCTTCTCGTAGTACTCGATCATGAAGTCGGTCGAGCGGGCCTCGCCCTCGAACTGATACTTGCCGTCCTTGAAGAACTCGGTCGAGGCCACGTCCAACGCCAACGCCACGTCCGCGCCCGCCTGATAGCCGGCTTTTTCGATCGCGGTCAGGATCAAGTCCAGCGCGGCGGCGTTTGACGGCAGGTCGGGGGCGAAACCGCCCTCGTCGCCCAGGCCGGTCGACAAGCCCTTCTCCTTCAACACCGACTTGAGCGCGTGGTAAACCTCCGCACCCCAACGCAGCGCCTCGCGGAACGAGGGCGCCCCCAGCGGGGCGACCATGAACTCTTGGATGTCGACGTTCGAGTCCGCATGCGAGCCGCCGTTCAGGATGTTCATCATGGGCACCGGCAGGACATGGGCGTTCGGGCCGCCAATGTAGCGGTACAGGGGCAGCCCGGCGGAGATCGCCGCCGCGCGGACCGTGGCCAGCGAAACACCCAAAATGGCGTTCGCGCCCAGGCGCGACTTGTTCGGCGTGCCGTCCAGGTCGATCATGGTCTGGTCCACGATCCGCTGGTCCGTGGCGTCCAAGCCGACCACTTCCGGGGCGATCTCCTCGATCACGGCGCCCACCGCGCCTTCAACGCCCTTGCCGCCGTAGCGGGGGCTGTCGCTGTCGCGCCGCTCCACCGCCTCAAACGCGCCCGTCGAAGCGCCCGAGGGCACCGACGCCCTGGCGATGGTGCCGTCGTCAAGGCCGACCTCGACCTCGACCGTCGGGTTGCCACGCGAATCCAAGATTTCACGCGAAAGGACTAGATCAATGTTGGCCACGAGGCACTCCTAAAACTCGAAGAAAACGAACCGCTTGTGCGTCTTTCATGGTAGCGCGGGGGGCTTGGGACGCCTGACCGGACGTGCTCCGGCTCGGCTGGTGAGCCGAGTTCAGACCGGCAGCCAGCCCTACAGATCTGTAGTCTAAAATGTTTACGTGACTGTGACAGTTCCGATTCGGGTTCCCATCGAGACCCGCGATATGCTCAAGGCGATCGCGGCCGAGCGCGGCGTGACCATCTCCAAAGCCGTTACCTTGGCAGTCACCGAGGCAATGTGGCACCAGGCATTCTTGGCCGAGCGGCGGGCGCAACAACTGGACAACCGCAATCCGGCCGCCGTCGCGGAGGACGCAGAGTGGGACCGGTTGTCCGATGAAGCCATCGACTGAATCGGCACGGCGCGGAGAGGTCTGGCTGGTCGCCCTAGGTGCCGCCCGCGCTGGGGAAATCGGCAAGAACCGCCCTGCCTTGATCATGTCGGTCGACTGGATAGGGACAGGCGATCCAAAAGAGCCAGTGATCGTGGTGCCGTTCACTTGTTCGCGGGCACCTTCGCCGCTACGGCCACGAGCACCGGTGGAAATTGGCCTGGAGGTCGAGTCGGTCGCACTGTGTCGGGCTGTCCGCTCGGTGGCACGAGCCCGCCTACTGAAAAACCTGGGCGACGCCCCCACAGACTACGTCGACCAAGTCGCCGCCCTCGTGTCCGCCATGATCGGCGGCCCAAGAGACACCGCTGCCGTCCCGCCCCCGACCAACTCTGACAGGTAATGGCGGTGGTTGACCCCCGCAAAGAGCCGGGCGCTGAGTTGCTCCGTCCCACGGTCACGGGCGGGACTGGACTTCCATGAGGGAGCGGGCGGCGGCCGCCAACGCGCCTAGCTGGGCGGCGGCTTCGCGGCGGATCTGGGTGATGGCCGACAAGTCGGCGGTGGGCGGCACCGGCGCCACCACTTCCAAGTAGCACTTGACCTTCGGCTCCGTGCCGGAGGGGCGCACAACCACCCGCGCGCCGCCCTCCAAGTTGAAGATCAGCGCGTCCGCCGGCTCCAAGCCCTCCCAGCCGTTCGCCAGGTCGATCATCCGGGTCACGGCCGCGTCGCCAATCGCCGTTGGCGCGGCCCGGCGCAGACGCCTCATCACGTCCCCCAACGCGGACGCGCCGCCGAACCGCAAGGCCACCTGCCCGGTCGCGTGGAGGCCGTGCCGCCGCGCCAAGCCGTCCAGCAAGTCCACCAGGCTCCGTTCCGCCAGTTTCGCCTTCGCGGCCAGGCGCGCGATCGCCAATCCCGCCGTGATGCCGTCCTTGTCGCGGACCAGGTCCGGGCGGGCGCAATAGCCGATCGCCTCCTCATACCCGAACACCAGCCCCGGCGTCCGCGCGATCCATTTGAACCCGGTCAGAGTCCGTTGATAACGCAGCAGGTGGTCCCGTGCGATCCGGGCCAGCAGCCGCGACGAGACGATGGAGGAAGCCAAGGTCGGCCGGACCGAATCCGGCGCGGCGGGGACGTCCCGCCAAACCTTCGCGGCCTCCTCCCCCAGCAGCGAGCCAAGCTCGTCCCCGGTCAGCATGCGCCAGTTGCCACCGCGCGGGCCGTGCGGGTCGAACACGGCCGCGGCGCAGCGGTCCGCGTCCGGGTCATGGGCTATCACCAAATCGGCCCCGATCCGCTCGGCGAGTTCGGTGGCCAGGTCGACCGCGCCCGGCTCCTCCGGGTTGGGGAATGCGACGGTTGGGAAGGCCGGGTCCGGCTCGGCCTGCGCCGGGACCGAATGCACGTCCGTGAACCCGGCCTGCGCGAACGCCTCCAAGGCGATCCGCCCGCCCACGCCGTGCATCGCGGTGTGGACAATCCTGAGCTCCTGGGCGCCCGGCGCCGGAGTCACGCCCTCGACCGCCCGGCGCAGGTACTCGCGCTCCTGGTCGCCGCCGATCCGCTCCCAACCCCGCAGCGCCCGCTTGACCTCATTCGCCGGGGGCTGCGCCGCGATCAGGGCCGCGATCTGCGCGTCCGCCGGCTGCACAATCTGCACGCCGTCCGCCGCCCCGCGCGCCATGCGGCCGCCCAGGTAGACCTTGTAGCCGTTGTCGCCCGCCGGGTTGTGCGATGCCGTCACCATCACCCCCGCATCCGCCGTCAGGTGCCGCACCGCGAACGCCAGCAACGGGGTTGGGCAGGGCTGCTCCCACAGCAGCGCCCGGCCGCCCGCCGCCACCACCACGGCCGCCGTGTCCAACGCGAAGGCCGCCGAGCCCTGACGCGCGTCGTAGCCGATCACCACCTTCGGCGGGGCCGCGTTCTTGCTCTTGACGCGCCGCAGGAGCGCCAATGGGCCGGTCTGGTTGAACTGGCGGAACCCGCTGGTCAACGTAGCGGCCACACCGGCTTGGGGCT contains:
- a CDS encoding Ppx/GppA family phosphatase, which produces MAETVRAAGIDCGTNSIRLLIADVDPEAGRLKDVARLMEIVRLGKDVDRTGWFAPDSLERTLAAVARFGQLCRRERVAKLRFVATSATRDAANRNVFLDGVRAELGVEAEVIDGLEEAYLSFSGARTALPPGLEQPYLCVDLGGGSTELVLGGAEPAFAYSMDVGCVRVTERYLRSDPPTSFEIQAAASAVDQVLDAAGRHVPLGEAATLIGLAGSITTITAHALGLERYDSERIDGAVLTVDQTLRSCEELWQAARAVRSRLGFMHPGRVDVIGAGALVWSRVLRRVRLEVEAAGGRLERVVTSEHDILDGIALAAARAENRDFCL
- a CDS encoding type II toxin-antitoxin system PemK/MazF family toxin, with the protein product MKPSTESARRGEVWLVALGAARAGEIGKNRPALIMSVDWIGTGDPKEPVIVVPFTCSRAPSPLRPRAPVEIGLEVESVALCRAVRSVARARLLKNLGDAPTDYVDQVAALVSAMIGGPRDTAAVPPPTNSDR
- a CDS encoding septum formation initiator family protein, coding for MPNNLGPGARRPAGARRLRAKADGIEASKRLEAVQAGRRLRIGFQIVLLVMIGLLAFSLIFPTLRLYMAQQLQTAELKAQVEAASKVNEELAAQLKRWDDPAYVKAQARQRLSFAMPGDRTFRVSDPENAPVPPTASLAPAPPTHLVQPDPPEQPDPWYAQLWESAVIAGNVK
- the eno gene encoding phosphopyruvate hydratase translates to MANIDLVLSREILDSRGNPTVEVEVGLDDGTIARASVPSGASTGAFEAVERRDSDSPRYGGKGVEGAVGAVIEEIAPEVVGLDATDQRIVDQTMIDLDGTPNKSRLGANAILGVSLATVRAAAISAGLPLYRYIGGPNAHVLPVPMMNILNGGSHADSNVDIQEFMVAPLGAPSFREALRWGAEVYHALKSVLKEKGLSTGLGDEGGFAPDLPSNAAALDLILTAIEKAGYQAGADVALALDVASTEFFKDGKYQFEGEARSTDFMIEYYEKLIKDYPLVSVEDPLSEDEWDAWTRLTAEIGDKVQLVGDDLFVTNPTRLAKGIELKAANALLVKLNQIGTLTETLQAVQMAQRAGFYAMTSHRSGETEDTTIADLSVATNAGQIKTGAPARGERVNKYNQLLRIEEQLGDAALYAGRTAFPRFTTA
- a CDS encoding DUF501 domain-containing protein, with translation MTTALTAQAVPQADRARRPVTEDDLRAVARQLGRPVRGARAVAASCVCGEPLVVETAPRLPDGTPFPTLYYLTHPQANRALGRLESEGLMAAMNERLAQDPDLAAAYAQAHRAYLAARGRVGQVEEIDGVSAGGMPDRVKCLHALAAHALAAGPGVNPIGDQALVAVADQWRPDRCACRTASSAVAAPDLAAGKDGAGRRTGGGGG